The following are encoded together in the Peromyscus leucopus breed LL Stock chromosome 1, UCI_PerLeu_2.1, whole genome shotgun sequence genome:
- the LOC114696163 gene encoding olfactory receptor 5V1-like, with protein sequence MDVYNLTTVTQFILIGLSDLPEVRYPLFVAFVIIYQITLLGNGAILLAIVTERKLQTPMYYLLANLSLLDIFCPSATVPKMLKNLLTEDHSISFVGCALQLYFLVALAGTEVFLLAVMAYDRYVAICFPLRYSLIMTKVRCVQLLFGTWAAGFLNSFMHTMATFSLSFCKSNQVNQYYCDIPPVVALSCSSTFIAELLILLMGSIFGVGAFLITLISYIYIVSTILKIQSVEGKRKAFSTCASHLLVVFLFYGTTIFTYIRPTSSQHSPARDRLISMLYGVITPMLNPIIYSLRNTEVKAALRKVLHLRICSQKA encoded by the coding sequence atggatgtCTACAATCTTACCACAGTGACTCAATTCATCCTCATAGGGCTCTCTGACCTCCCTGAGGTGCGTTACCCTCTCTTCGTGGCCTTTGTCATCATCTATCAGATCACTTTGCTGGGAAACGGGGCCATCCTCTTGGCCATAGTGACTGAGAGAAAGCTTCAAACTCCCATGTATTACCTGTTGGCAAATCTGTCCCTGCTAGACATATTCTGTCCATCAGCTACTGTCCCCAAGATGCTCAAGAATCTCTTGACTGAGGATCATAGCATTTCCTTTGTTGGGTGTGCTTTGCAGCTCTACTTCCTGGTGGCCCTAGCTGGGACTGAAGTTTTCTTGCTGGCTGTGATGGCTTATGATCGGTATGTGGCCATATGCTTCCCTCTGCGTTACTCTCTCATCATGACCAAGGTTCGCTGTGTGCAGCTGCTGTTTGGGACCTGGGCAGCTGGGTTTCTCAATTCATTCATGCATACAATGGCAACCTTCAGCTTATCATTCTGCAAGTCCAACCAAGTTAACCAGTACTACTGTGATATTCCACCTGTGGTGGCCCTGTCATGCTCATCCACCTTCATAGCAGAACTGCTGATTTTATTGATGGGCAGTATCTTTGGGGTTGGTGCATTTCTAATTACTTTGATCTCCTACATATACATTGTCTCCACCATCCTCAAGATCCAATCAGTGGAAGGGAAGCGCAAAGCTTTCTCCACATGTGCTTCCCATCTTCTTGTAGTCTTCTTGTTCTATGGCACAACAATATTTACCTATATCCGCCCCACCTCCAGTCAACACTCTCCTGCTAGAGACAGACTCATCTCTATGCTGTATGGTGTCATTACCCCAATGTTAAACCCTATTATCTACAGCCTGAGAAACACAGAAGTCAAAGCAGCACTCAGAAAAGTTTTACATCTTAGGATATGTTCACAGAAAGCATGA